AGTAGTTTTATGTAGTGAGGAGGAATAACAACCTGTCCAGTGCTCTACTGTCGTCGACAAGTCCATACGcattgctgccactgctgccacCACCGGCCACCGAGGATGTTGATGCCGCAGCTGCATCGGCGCGCAGGCCTTGTAAGTAATCGAAATTCATTGATGATTCCGAGTGGTAGCCGTGggatgagctgctgctgttgttatgatgatgattgttgctgtggttgttgtgctCCTGCTGCATGCCATGCGCCAATGGAGCATCAATATCCATATCCTGCAGCTGATCCAGGGTGGACGAACTGACACctgccgcagctgctgccagTGGCGTGTGTTTGGCGAAGCAAACCAATCAACTGTCTCGTTGTCTGTTCGCGTTAAGTCgttctctcttttcttttattttacttttttgacTGACCGTTTCTCGTTAGCGCTCGCGCTCtcttcttgctcttgctctcagCGTTACAGTTTCAAAAGTTGGCGCCTTTTGAGCGAACTTGATCTTGAAAGTGTTTGACTATATTATTGGAATGTCATAAGCTTTATTTATGCGTGGGatgcgctgttgttgttgttggcttctgctattattatttgtttatatgatagctacacacacattcacactctCACCAGCTGCaagaagagagaaaagagagcgtttatttagttattaattaCCTATCGATTTGCAAGTTGTTAATATGTGCGCCGTTCCACGCAGCTGGACACTCAACGTCATCGACATCATCATTCTCATCATTGCTGtcgtaattattattaatgctgGTTCGCGGATCAGATGGCAAATGTTCTTCTTCACAGCGACGTCGTTTTCGAAAAATAcccaacaaattttcaaacatttcgttttcttttcttatgcacgcacacacacacaacacaaaaactaatttgacaCTAATTCTCTTGGGCTGTCGAATTTTCCAGCAATTTCTGGTTGCTCTGAAATGGTTGAATCTTTGTCAAGTATGTGATACAACACCAATTTACCTGTGGCTGGGGTACCAAGTGAATTATGCTCAGATTTATGACTTTGATTCCTTCTGAGTTGTGTCGatatttattagaaaaaaaaaagatttgttCCGTTGTTGTTTACTTCGTTATTTGTAGTAAAACTTGTGTGCTCTGTATTTCTATGGTCATTTTTGCGCTATATGTCTGGCTATAGCTAATTTTGGTTCACTTATTATTTAGTTGCCCTGTACGCAATTAaagtatgaaatatttttattaacaaaattcgTGTAAACAGTGGCCAGggcctatgtgtgtgtgaccgTATGATTTGTTGATTAGGTATTCTATCGCATGACATCATGACACATAATCATCGATGTATCGATTTACATATGATATTTAATATCGATTATCTAATACCGATACGGTCACTCTATGGGAATTTAACAAACAATCGAAGTCGATAGACAAACTTATTACTAATGACGCGCGAAATTTAAATCCCTCGCACAGATTGCCGTACGAGACCATTGACAGCTTTTGGTAACAACATCGAAATAGTAATAAAAGGGGCACTGTTGCAAGGTGGCGTAGCCCTTAACGCAATAAATGAAGAACTCACAGCGCCGCATATGTGGATACAAATGCTGTCCATGGGGTGGGCAGTGGATTAGTTCATTGGAAATATTTGTACTATCCGCTGGCGGCGTATTTGGCGGAGTTTCCAGTGTGCATTGTGCTCTCTCCGGCAAATCGCATTTGGCCGTCACTGCATTCCAGTGCAACTCCGCGCTGCATGTCTGCGGAATGGCCTGTCCATAATAACAAATGTAGTAATTATTACAGCTGGTCGAGCTGCCTATATAAACAATGCGATCGTTTTCCGGCTGAGGCGTTAACGTGGCACAATAAGTGGCGGCATCCGTGACCATGTTGTTTAAGTCATTGTCGCTGGCACTGGGCGGCGGATTGCTAGTGCTGCCACTAccagtgttgctgctgctattcgTGCATCTCACATTCTCTGGCGCATCGCAAATTTTATTGTCCGCGTTGAACAGCATCGTTGA
This is a stretch of genomic DNA from Drosophila albomicans strain 15112-1751.03 chromosome 3, ASM965048v2, whole genome shotgun sequence. It encodes these proteins:
- the LOC117571220 gene encoding probable chitinase 10 produces the protein MLILLLDTTLTASSQLQWMRKPTNSVTIRQSAGGLCANHLAGSFVEHAEDCRLFYLCMERGDAVLASCPSTMLFNADNKICDAPENVRCTNSSSNTGSGSTSNPPPSASDNDLNNMVTDAATYCATLTPQPENDRIVYIGSSTSCNNYYICYYGQAIPQTCSAELHWNAVTAKCDLPERAQCTLETPPNTPPADSTNISNELIHCPPHGQHLYPHMRRCEFFIYCVKGYATLQQCPFYYYFDVVTKSCQWSRTAICARDLNFARH